The genome window GCGCGACAGCGCCGTCCAGGAGGCCTCAGCGGCGACAGCCATGATCGCGCAGAAGCAGGCCGCGCTTGCCGCCGCGCTCGCAGCCGTGAAGGCGCAGACTTCGGCGGTGGTTCAGGCGCGCGACCAGGTGACCGCGGCAAAACACGCGGCGGCGTCTGCATACTCCCTGGTGGTGCAGGCCCAGAGCCGCGTGGACTCGGCACGGCAGTCGGTTCTGCAGGATCATGCCAAACAGCAGCAGGCCGAGGCGAAACTGGCGATTGCCCGGGAAGCGCCACAGCAGCTGCAGGTGACGCAGCACGGCAGCCAGGTTGCAAACGCGCGCGTTGCGGCCGCTAAGGCGGAGCTGGATACAGCCCTGATTGCACTGCGGAATACGCGCATCCTTGCCCCCATAACGGGCCGCATCAGCAAGAAGAACATCGATATTGGAGAGCACGTGGCGATCGGCCAGCCACTCATGGCGCTCGTTCCGGATCGTGACGTTTGGGTTGATGCCAACTTTGACGAGACGCAGCTCAAGGGAATGCAGGCCGGAGAACAGGCCGAAATCCAGGTGGATGCCATCCCGGGCGTCACATTCCGCGGCCATCTCGACTCGATCTCGGCCGCCACAGGCGCCACATTTGCCCTTTTGCCGCCCGACAACGCAACCGGAAACTTTACCAAAGTGGTTCAGCGCGTGCCGGTGAAGGTGACATTTGATGCCGGCCAGCCCAACCTCAACCGGCTGCGCGGCGGTCTCTCTGCCTCGGTCACGGTGGATACGGGCAGCGCTCATTGAGCGCTGCGGAAGCACAACCGGCTCCCGCAATCGCGCCGCGGCGCGGCCTTGCCTACACGCTGAGCATGCCGCAAAAGGCGGCAATCATGTTTGCCATCGTGGCGGCAACGATTATGGAGGTCCTCGACACCTCCATCGTCAACGTCGCGCTGCCCGACATGATGGGCAACCTGGGCGCCACGTTGGATCAGATCGGTTGGGTGGCTACAGGTTATATAATCTCAAATGTAATTATACTGCCGCTTACCGGCTGGCTGTCCGACTTCTTCGGGCGCAAAAAGTACCTGTTCCTCTCCGTCTGCCTCTTCACCCTCGCATCGTTTATGTGCGGCACCAGCCGCACCCTCTCGGAGTTGGTGCTGTGGAGGATCGTGCAGGGGATGGGCGGCGCGGCATTCCTCTCTACTGCCCAGGCCACCTTGATGGAGATCTTCCGGCCGGATCAGCGCGGGTTTGCCCAGGCGCTCTTCGGCATCGGCGTTATCGCGGCGCCAACCCTTGGGCCCACGCTGGGCGGATTCATCACCGATCGGTTCACCTGGCCGTGGATCTTCTTTGTAAACGTCCCGGTGGGAATAGCTGCCGCCGCACTGACGCTGCTCTATGTGCCCGATTCGCCGGATGCCCGGGCGAGGCGCACGGCGGATTTCGTCGGCATTGGTTTTCTGGCTCTAGGGCTCGGTGCGCTGCAGACCGTGCTGGAACGCGGCGAGGCGGACGATTGGCTCAAGTCGAATTTTATTGCAGCTCTGGCGCTTACCGCATTTGTGGGTACGGCCATGTTCATCTGGTGGGAGCTGCGGCCCGGTAACCGGTCGCCGGCGGTAGACCTGCGTGTGCTCAAGAACCGGAACATGGCGGCCGGGACCGTTTTTGCGTTCGCCCTCGGATTCGCGCTCTACGGAGGGGTTTTTGCGCTGCCGCAGTTCTTTCAGAACGTGCAGGGATACACGGCTGAGAAGACGGGGCTGCTGCTGATGCCCGGAGGGCTTGCATCGGCAGCAATGATGCCTGTGGTGGGGCAGTTGTCAAACCGGATGGACAAGCGGCGGCTGATCTTTATCGGTAACCTGATATTTATTATGGCGATGTATCAGTTTGCGGTGCGGATCACACTCACCGCGCCGGCAAACTCCATGTACTGGCCACTCATCCTGCGCGGCAGCGGAGTTGGTCTGCAGTTCGTGCCGCTCTCGCTCGTAGCTCTGGGTACGCTGCCGGCCCGTGACCTCGGCTCGGGCGCCGGCCTTTACAACCTTGCGCGGCAGCTCGGCGGCTCCCTCGGCATCGCGATGCTGGCCACACTGGTCGACCGGCGAATGAAACTGCACTACGCAAGGCTGAGCGACCACGTAAGCATCTACCACCCCGCAACCCAGCACCGGCTGGCAGCCATTGAAGGATTCCTGCGCTCAAGCGGCAAAAGTCCGGCCGACGCGACGGCGGGAGCCTACAGCTTGTTGAACCACTCGATGATGGCGCAGGCTGCGACGATGACCTATGCCGACGTTTTCCACATGATGGCCTGGGTGGGAATGGGCGTAATGGTGCTCCTGCTGTTGTTTGAACGGCCGGCTCGAAGAGGCGGTGGGGCGCCGGTTCATTGATCCATCGCTGCCGACGCCCGTTGCTTCCTGCAGTAATGCAGTCGGCGGCGTTGGACGCTTAGTGGCTGCCGCCGGTGAGGCGCCGGAGTGGCGCGACCAGTTGTGGCTGGAGCAGAGGCTGGCGCTGCTTTGCCGAACCGCCTTTTCGGATGTAGCGGATGGGGCGGTCGTGATCCGGTTCGGTACCCCGGCGCTGCGACGGTTAGGCAGCATTGCCCGGCATGGCGCCCGCTCACAGATCCGTATCAACCCGCTTCTGGCCCACCCGGATGCGCCGGAGTACGTTACCGATGGAATTATCGCGCACGAGCTGGCGCACTACTGCCATGGCTTCGGATCCGCACTGCCGCGCCGTTACCGTCACCCGCACCAGGGTGGAGTGGTAGAGCAGGAGTTGGAACGTCGCTCATTGGGAGCGCTGAACGCCCAGACGGACCTCTGGTTGAAGAACGATTGGAACGCGCACTACCAGCGCTGCCATCCGGCCGGGCCGGCACGGGCCGCGGCGCGGCACGATGTCCGCAGTTCGATCTGGCAGGCGTTTCTTGCTCGCCCGGGGATGTGCGCGGAGCCGGCCATCCAGACGCGGCTGGAGGCGATTGCGGAGTGGTACGGCATGCAGGGCTTCGGCTTGCGTACCTGTTGGTTTCACGCAGGAGTTCGGCACGAAGGCATTTCGTGGTACCAGCCCAAAACCAAAACGATCCTCGTCCATGGCGTGCTGGCTACGCCCGCAGTGCCTGCTTGCGTCATTGATGAAGCGCTCAGATACTGGGTTATCCGGCGAGCGCCAAAAACCCCCTTACCGGCGGCGTTTGCAGCGGAGCGGTTGGCCCTGGAGGCCGGCCAGGCACGTTCAGCGAGCTGGCTGCGAAGGCACTGGTCGACGATGCTTCGGCAGGAGCATCCGCTGCGCGGAGTCCGCATTGTGACGGCTGGGCGCAAGTAGTCTCGCCGGACAGCGGTCCAGCTTCGCCGCACGGTAACCGCGTTGCCCGCGTCGGCTGCCCAAGATTGCACGATATCGAACCGCTGGGCAAACAGAACGAGCCGCCGATCTACGAATAGACCGCGGCTCGTCTGCTGCCAAATCGATGGCGGCGCCGGCGATCTTACCAGGAGATGCCTTCCGGCGCGGGCCGGTGTCCCGGGAACAGCTCGTCCAGGCGCTTTGTGGTAGCCGGTGAAAGGGATATCTCCAGGGCGCGCAGCGTATCATCCAACTGGGCCGTGGTGCGAGGTCCGATGATCGGCGCCGTGACGGCAGGTTGGTGGAGCAGCCATGCCAGCGCCACATTCGCCGGGTTTTCGCCCAACCGCCGGCAGAGATTCTCCCACATTGTGAGCTTCCGGCGGTTTGCCGTTATCTGTTTCTGCATCTGTTCGCTTGCCCGGCGCCCCTCCTCAATCTTCTGGAGTACGCCGCCAAGCAGTCCGCCGCCCAGCGGGCTCCAGGGCAAAACGCCAACTCCGTACCCCTGGGCGGCCGGCAGTACCTCAAGCTCCACCTTCCGGGCATTGAGGTTGTACAGACACTGTTCGGAGACAAGGCCCAGCGAGTGCCGGCCATTTGCCGCCTCGTTCGCGCGGGCGATGTGCCAGCCGGCGAAGTTGCTCGAACCTACGTAGAGCACCTTCCCCTGCTGAACCAGCAGGTCCATCGCCTGCCACACCTCCTCCCACGGAGCGTCACGCCAGATATGGTGCATCTGGTAAAGATCGATGTAGTCGGTCTGCAGGCGCTTCAGGCTATCGTCGCACGCTTTCCGGATATGCAGGGCCGAGAGACGGCTTGTGTTCGGCCAGGCACCCATATCTCCGTAGACCTTGGTGGCGAGCACCACCTTATCGCGCCGGCCACCGCCCTTCGCGAACCATCGTCCGATGATCTGTTCGGTAACTCCCTCGCCTTTCTGCCAACCGTAGACATTCGCCGTATCGAAGAAGTTGATCTCGTGCTCGAGAGCACGGTCCATGATCACAAAGCTGTCGGCCTCGCTGGTTTGCGGGCCGAAGTTCATGGTTCCCAGGCACAAGCGACTGACGCGCAGCGCCGTTCTTCCGAGATTGGTATGTTTCAATGCTTCTCCTTGATTCTCACAGCCTCTATCCGAAGTGCTGTGGCACTCACCTGCCTGTTCGGTCAACCTCCACCCATCGCCGCTGCTCACCGGCAGCCACAACCGCATCAATCACCTGCTGGGCGCGCCACCCATCAGCGAAAGTGGGCGACGCGGAGCGATCGCCGTTGGCTATCGCCTCCACAAAGCGCCATGTGGTGCTCGTGGAGTCGTGCCGGCCCGGCCGAAAGAGGTCTTCGTCTGCCAGCCCGGCGGACGGGTCCGTTACACCCTCCAGCTCCAGCGTGTCCCACTCCGTGACGCCGATGGGCATTCTGCGCAGATAGCTGCCTTTGTGTGTGGCGAGAAACTCAATCCGGCCCCCGGTGCCATAGGCCTCAAGCCGCTGGTGCTGGTGGTATGCGCCCTGGTGTGCCAGCCAGCTGGTGTGCAGTATGGCCTGGCTTCCGTTACTGAGCGCTGCGATGAACGCGCAGGAGTCGTCGTTTCGCTCGCCGGCCTCCGGCGAAGAGGTCGGTACACGCGCCGGCGCGCCGTCCGGCTTTCGGTTCAGTGTCAGCAGGCTGGCGGTTACCGCGTCGAACTCAAGGCCCGTAACGTACCGCGTGAGGTCGATCAGGTGCGAGCCCAGGTCGCCCAAAATGCCGGCGCCGCTGCGTTCGCGCAGTCCACGCCAGCCCGGCCAGCCGCGCAGCCCAAAGCCACCGTGATACTCCCCAGTGATGTGGACCATGTCGCCGATGGCGCCCTCCGCGAGCAGCCGGCGAAATGCGTTCACGCAGGGATTGGCCCGGTATGGAAAGTTCGTCATACCGATCAAGCCGGCCTCTTCCGCCGCACGGGTCATGGTTTTCGCCTGCTCGGCATTCAGCGCAAGCGGCTTTTCGCAGATCACGTGAATGCCGCGCTCCAGAGCTTCCATCGTGCTCGGAAAGTGCAGGTCGTTTGGTGTACAAACTACCACTCCGACTGGATGCGTCTCATCCAGCATGCTGGATGCACGGGTAAAGTATCGAACGGATTCACCGAACTTGGTGGCTACCTCGTGCGGCGGCCGATCCTTTGCGCCGGCGACTCCGGTTATTCTTGCCCGAGGGTGGCGCAGAAGCGCCGGCAGATGCCAGTAATCTACCCACCAGCTTGGGCCGATGATGCCGATCCGAACTTCCTTCAGCTCAGGTGCCGCCACGTAAACTCCTTCAGAGCGCAAACCGCCTGCCAAACGTATGAACGTCGCCCTGTTCTCCGAATGCTACCTGCCCATCACCAATGGCGTCGTCACGTCGATGTGTACGTTACGCCAGGCATTGGAGGAGCAGGGGCACCATGTGGCGATATTTGCTCCGGGTGACCCGCTTCCAGACGATGGACCCGACGTCTACCGCTTGCCGGCGCTGCCTTTTCCACGCCATCCATACCACTGGGCGAGGCCGTTCCCGCGCGTGCCGCTGAACATTGACGAACTCCGCCTGGAGGTGGTCCATTGCCAGCATCCATTCACCATCGGGCGGCTCGGCGCGGTTTTTGCCGCACGGCACGCGCTGCCCATGGTGTATACCGCACATACGCTCTACGACACAATGGCGGGCCAGCTGCGCGTACCACTTGCGCGGAACCTGACGGAGCATGCCGTCCGCAGCCTGGTGCGGAGCTTCTGTCAGCGTGCCGAAATCGTGGTGGCGCCGTCAGCCGTCACCGTTCGGCAGCTGCGCCGGAACGGGGTGCGATCGCGGATGGAGTTGGTGCCGAGCAGCGTGATTCCGCCCAGGTGCACCGTGGGCGGCCGGGCACGTCTGCGCAGCTCGCTGGGTATCGACGAGCACGATCGCGTCATCCTGACTTTGGG of Armatimonadota bacterium contains these proteins:
- a CDS encoding DHA2 family efflux MFS transporter permease subunit — its product is MSAAEAQPAPAIAPRRGLAYTLSMPQKAAIMFAIVAATIMEVLDTSIVNVALPDMMGNLGATLDQIGWVATGYIISNVIILPLTGWLSDFFGRKKYLFLSVCLFTLASFMCGTSRTLSELVLWRIVQGMGGAAFLSTAQATLMEIFRPDQRGFAQALFGIGVIAAPTLGPTLGGFITDRFTWPWIFFVNVPVGIAAAALTLLYVPDSPDARARRTADFVGIGFLALGLGALQTVLERGEADDWLKSNFIAALALTAFVGTAMFIWWELRPGNRSPAVDLRVLKNRNMAAGTVFAFALGFALYGGVFALPQFFQNVQGYTAEKTGLLLMPGGLASAAMMPVVGQLSNRMDKRRLIFIGNLIFIMAMYQFAVRITLTAPANSMYWPLILRGSGVGLQFVPLSLVALGTLPARDLGSGAGLYNLARQLGGSLGIAMLATLVDRRMKLHYARLSDHVSIYHPATQHRLAAIEGFLRSSGKSPADATAGAYSLLNHSMMAQAATMTYADVFHMMAWVGMGVMVLLLLFERPARRGGGAPVH
- a CDS encoding glycosyltransferase, which produces MNVALFSECYLPITNGVVTSMCTLRQALEEQGHHVAIFAPGDPLPDDGPDVYRLPALPFPRHPYHWARPFPRVPLNIDELRLEVVHCQHPFTIGRLGAVFAARHALPMVYTAHTLYDTMAGQLRVPLARNLTEHAVRSLVRSFCQRAEIVVAPSAVTVRQLRRNGVRSRMELVPSSVIPPRCTVGGRARLRSSLGIDEHDRVILTLGRLGVEKRVDIVLEAMALLLRRRDLRSTTHLLVVGGGPCADDLRTQAADLGLGRHVHFAGSQPHNRIGDWYAAADLFTLASPVETQGLVVLEAMCCGLPVVLVDEGGAREFVRDGVDGLRVPLDAVALSEGWGYVLSDQDLRLRLAQEAQRRSGDFTPAAMAGRMLEVYRAAIESRRIRTPRQRRPMRSRWRPRR
- a CDS encoding aldo/keto reductase; translated protein: MKHTNLGRTALRVSRLCLGTMNFGPQTSEADSFVIMDRALEHEINFFDTANVYGWQKGEGVTEQIIGRWFAKGGGRRDKVVLATKVYGDMGAWPNTSRLSALHIRKACDDSLKRLQTDYIDLYQMHHIWRDAPWEEVWQAMDLLVQQGKVLYVGSSNFAGWHIARANEAANGRHSLGLVSEQCLYNLNARKVELEVLPAAQGYGVGVLPWSPLGGGLLGGVLQKIEEGRRASEQMQKQITANRRKLTMWENLCRRLGENPANVALAWLLHQPAVTAPIIGPRTTAQLDDTLRALEISLSPATTKRLDELFPGHRPAPEGISW
- a CDS encoding Gfo/Idh/MocA family oxidoreductase, which gives rise to MAAPELKEVRIGIIGPSWWVDYWHLPALLRHPRARITGVAGAKDRPPHEVATKFGESVRYFTRASSMLDETHPVGVVVCTPNDLHFPSTMEALERGIHVICEKPLALNAEQAKTMTRAAEEAGLIGMTNFPYRANPCVNAFRRLLAEGAIGDMVHITGEYHGGFGLRGWPGWRGLRERSGAGILGDLGSHLIDLTRYVTGLEFDAVTASLLTLNRKPDGAPARVPTSSPEAGERNDDSCAFIAALSNGSQAILHTSWLAHQGAYHQHQRLEAYGTGGRIEFLATHKGSYLRRMPIGVTEWDTLELEGVTDPSAGLADEDLFRPGRHDSTSTTWRFVEAIANGDRSASPTFADGWRAQQVIDAVVAAGEQRRWVEVDRTGR